Proteins from a genomic interval of Nostoc sp. TCL240-02:
- the atpA gene encoding F0F1 ATP synthase subunit alpha, translated as MSISIRPDEISSIIQQQIEQYDQEVKVANVGTVLQVGDGIARIYGLEKAMAGELLEFEDGTIGIAQNLEEDNVGAVLMGEGLEIQEGSSVTATGRIAQIPVGEALIGRVVDALGRPIDGKGDIKSSDSRLIESPAPGIIARRSVHEPMQTGITAIDSMIPIGRGQRELIIGDRQTGKTAIAIDTIINQKEEDVVCVYVAIGQKASTVANVVQTLQEKGAMDYTVVVTASASEPATLQYLAPYTGATIAEYFMYKGKATLVIYDDLSKQAQAYRQMSLLLRRPPGREAYPGDVFYIHSRLLERAAKLSDELGKGSMTALPIIETQAGDVSAYIPTNVISITDGQIFLSSDLFNAGIRPAVNPGISVSRVGSAAQTKAMKKVAGKIKLELAQFDDLQAFAQFASDLDKATQDQLARGQRLRELLKQPQNSPLSVYEQVAILYAGINGYLDDVPVDKVTTFTQGLREYLKTGKTQYAEGVRASKALGDAEEAALKEALTEYKKTFKAAA; from the coding sequence ATGAGCATATCAATTAGACCTGACGAAATTAGCAGCATTATCCAACAACAAATCGAGCAATACGATCAAGAGGTCAAAGTTGCTAACGTTGGTACCGTCCTACAAGTAGGTGACGGTATTGCCCGGATCTATGGTCTGGAAAAGGCTATGGCTGGGGAACTCTTAGAATTTGAAGATGGCACAATTGGCATCGCCCAAAACTTAGAAGAAGACAACGTGGGCGCGGTGTTGATGGGTGAAGGGCTGGAAATTCAAGAAGGTAGTTCTGTAACCGCCACTGGTAGAATTGCTCAAATTCCAGTCGGAGAAGCCTTAATTGGACGAGTTGTAGACGCTTTGGGTCGTCCCATTGATGGTAAAGGAGACATCAAATCCTCAGACAGCCGTTTGATTGAATCTCCAGCACCCGGTATCATTGCCCGTCGATCTGTACACGAACCTATGCAAACGGGTATCACAGCTATTGACTCAATGATTCCCATCGGTCGTGGTCAACGGGAATTGATTATTGGCGATCGCCAAACCGGTAAAACTGCGATCGCAATCGACACCATCATCAACCAAAAAGAAGAAGATGTAGTTTGTGTATACGTTGCGATCGGTCAAAAAGCCTCCACCGTCGCTAACGTGGTGCAGACATTGCAAGAAAAAGGCGCGATGGATTACACCGTCGTCGTCACCGCTAGCGCCAGTGAACCAGCAACCCTACAATACCTAGCTCCTTATACAGGCGCAACTATTGCTGAGTACTTTATGTACAAAGGCAAAGCTACCCTGGTAATTTACGATGACCTTTCCAAGCAAGCCCAAGCTTATCGCCAAATGTCCCTGTTGCTACGTCGTCCACCCGGACGCGAAGCTTACCCTGGAGATGTATTCTACATTCACTCTCGTTTGTTAGAAAGAGCCGCAAAGCTAAGTGACGAATTAGGTAAAGGCAGCATGACCGCCCTACCAATCATCGAAACCCAAGCTGGCGACGTTTCAGCATACATCCCCACAAACGTAATTTCCATTACCGATGGTCAGATATTCCTGTCTTCTGACTTATTTAACGCTGGTATCCGTCCGGCAGTAAACCCTGGTATTTCAGTATCCCGCGTGGGTTCTGCGGCTCAAACCAAGGCAATGAAAAAAGTTGCCGGTAAGATTAAATTGGAACTAGCCCAATTTGACGATCTGCAAGCTTTCGCTCAATTTGCTTCTGACTTAGATAAAGCCACTCAAGACCAGTTGGCACGTGGTCAACGGTTACGCGAACTCCTCAAGCAACCACAAAATTCGCCACTCTCGGTATACGAGCAAGTAGCAATTCTTTACGCTGGTATCAATGGTTACTTGGATGATGTGCCTGTAGATAAAGTCACCACCTTTACCCAAGGTCTGCGGGAGTACTTAAAGACTGGTAAAACCCAGTATGCCGAAGGAGTAAGAGCCTCCAAAGCACTAGGTGATGCAGAAGAAGCTGCCTTGAAAGAAGCACTTACCGAATACAAGAAGACTTTCAAAGCAGCAGCGTAA
- the atpH gene encoding ATP synthase F1 subunit delta — translation MTSQIAAAEVAQPYAQALLSIAQSKNLTEEFGGDARTFLGLLRADKQLHNFFSNPFIQSENKKALIKQILGESANPYLRNFLLVLVDKRRIAFLESIFQQYLALLRQLNQTVLAEVISAVPLTEAQQQAITEKVIAITNARQVELETKVDSELIGGVIIKVGSQVIDASIRGQLRRLSLRLTNS, via the coding sequence ATGACAAGTCAAATAGCCGCAGCCGAAGTCGCCCAGCCTTATGCACAGGCGCTTTTGTCAATAGCGCAATCGAAAAATTTGACAGAAGAGTTCGGGGGAGATGCGCGGACTTTTCTGGGACTGCTAAGGGCAGACAAACAGCTACATAACTTCTTCAGCAACCCGTTTATTCAGTCTGAGAACAAAAAAGCTCTCATCAAACAAATACTCGGTGAAAGCGCTAACCCCTACTTACGTAACTTTTTGTTAGTGCTAGTAGACAAACGCCGCATTGCATTCTTGGAATCGATTTTTCAACAATATCTGGCGCTGTTGCGGCAGCTGAATCAAACCGTATTAGCGGAAGTGATTTCAGCCGTTCCCCTCACAGAAGCTCAACAGCAGGCAATTACAGAAAAAGTGATTGCTATAACTAATGCTCGCCAGGTAGAACTAGAAACCAAGGTAGACAGTGAGTTAATTGGTGGTGTGATCATTAAAGTAGGTTCGCAGGTAATTGATGCCAGTATCCGGGGTCAGCTGCGTCGCCTTTCATTGCGCTTAACTAATAGCTAA
- a CDS encoding F0F1 ATP synthase subunit B, with translation MGIMGTFLLLAAEANAVHSELAEGAAEGGFGLNLDIFETNLINLAILVGILFYFGRKVLSNILNERQSNIATAIQEAEGRLKEAKTALSQAQEQLKQSQAEAERIRQSAVENAQKSKEALLAKAAQDVERLKQTAAADLNTETERAIAQLRQRVATLALQKVESQLKGGIADDAQQSLIDRSIAQLGGNV, from the coding sequence ATGGGTATCATGGGGACATTCTTATTACTTGCCGCAGAAGCGAACGCTGTTCACTCTGAATTGGCAGAAGGCGCAGCAGAAGGTGGTTTCGGTCTAAACCTAGACATTTTTGAAACCAATCTGATTAATCTTGCGATTCTGGTTGGCATCTTATTCTACTTCGGACGTAAAGTTTTAAGCAATATCCTGAACGAGCGACAATCTAATATTGCCACCGCAATTCAGGAAGCAGAAGGGCGCTTAAAAGAGGCAAAGACTGCCCTTTCCCAAGCGCAAGAGCAGTTAAAGCAATCTCAGGCAGAAGCAGAACGTATCCGCCAATCAGCCGTAGAAAACGCGCAAAAATCGAAAGAAGCCTTGTTAGCAAAGGCAGCGCAAGACGTAGAACGCTTGAAACAAACAGCAGCAGCAGATTTAAACACCGAAACCGAGCGAGCGATCGCTCAATTACGGCAACGAGTTGCTACACTAGCATTGCAGAAAGTCGAATCACAGCTTAAAGGTGGGATTGCCGACGATGCTCAACAAAGTTTAATTGACCGCAGCATCGCACAACTGGGAGGCAATGTATGA
- a CDS encoding F0F1 ATP synthase subunit B': MFDFDATLPFMALQFLLLAALLNAIFYKPLTKVLDDRDNYIRTNTLEARESLAKAERLATEYEQQLADARRQSQATVEAAQLEAKKITAEKIAEAQKEAQSQREQASVEIEQQKQQAFNTLEQQVDALSRQILEKLLGPTPVR; the protein is encoded by the coding sequence ATGTTTGATTTCGATGCTACCTTGCCCTTCATGGCATTGCAATTCCTGCTACTAGCAGCTTTATTGAATGCAATTTTCTATAAGCCACTGACCAAGGTACTAGACGATCGCGATAATTATATCCGAACGAATACCCTTGAGGCGCGGGAGAGCTTGGCTAAAGCCGAGCGCTTGGCTACCGAATATGAGCAGCAACTCGCAGACGCTCGCAGACAATCGCAAGCTACTGTAGAAGCCGCTCAACTTGAAGCTAAGAAAATTACTGCCGAAAAAATCGCTGAAGCCCAAAAGGAAGCTCAGTCTCAACGAGAACAAGCTTCTGTTGAAATCGAACAACAAAAGCAACAAGCTTTTAACACCTTAGAGCAACAAGTTGATGCTTTAAGCCGGCAGATTCTAGAAAAACTATTGGGGCCAACTCCAGTTAGATAA